One Brassica napus cultivar Da-Ae chromosome C4, Da-Ae, whole genome shotgun sequence genomic region harbors:
- the LOC106390986 gene encoding myosin-16-like isoform X2, whose translation MGENILVDSHVWVEDPEIAWTHGVVLNIKGDEAEVKTNDGKELVAKLSKLYPKDDEAPSEGVEDMTRLSYLHEPAVLDNLATRYGLNEIYTYTGNILIAVNPFQGLPHLYDAEVMEKYKEASFKELGPHVFAIGGIAYREMINEDRNKCILVSGESGSGKTETTKMLMRYLAYFGGHTAGEGRTVENQVLESNPVLEAFGNAKTVKNNNSSRFGKFVEIQFDDVGRISGAAIRTYLLERSRVCQVSDPERNYHCFYLLCAAPPEDAERFKLGDPKSFRYLNQSSCYELDGVNDAEEYLATRRAMDVVGISETEQDAIFRIVAAILHLGNIEFCKGEDADSSSLKDEQSMFHLQMTSELLMCDPNSLEDALCKRMMVTPEEVIKRSLDPLGAAVSRDGLAKTIYSRLFDWLVNKINISIGQDSHSRRLIGVLDIYGFESFKTNSFEQFCINYTNEKLQQHFNQHVFKMEQGEYEKEEIDWSYVEFVDNKDVVDLIEKKPGGIIALLDEACMLPKSTPETFSEKLYQTFKNHKRFIKPKLTRSDFTLVHYAGEVQYQSDQFLDKNKDYVVAEHQDLLNASKCSFVSGLFPPLPKASSKSKFSSIGARFKLQLQQLMETLNLTEPHYIRCVKPNNLLQPTVFDNANVLHQLRSGGVLEAIRVKCAGYPTNRTFIEFLKRFIILAPEILKGEYEADDACKWILDKKGLTGFQIGKSKVFLRAGQMAELDAHRTKVLGEAAKMIQGQVRTRLTRERYVLLRRASVNIQANWRANLARKISRYMKREEAAIKIQKNLRRQIAIKDYGNTKSSAVTLQSGLRTMVARHEFHYKLKSKAATVIQSYWRGYSAITDYKKLKRASLVYQSKLRGRIARKQLGQSNQADKKKETEHEREVELSNRAEEAVDKSFVKHSDESGDEDMGHDRETTHSIQEDDGTEKSFVMHSEHSDDGEIRHERETKHTTIQADDGIEKSFVMHSEHSSDEEKGHERHTEHTIQADDGIENPFVLDSENLYNNFSDVSHITNPFRDTEIESLTAEVEMLKALLQVEKQRADISERKCDEARELGERRRKRLEETEKRVYQLQDSLNRLLYSMSDQFSQLKSILRSTSMSSTMAASAPVVRDDLADSSENSEASSTDSDFTFPAPSSSSPDNPNQLQVIVQDLSTTEAKGTEIKKEGGFEDYF comes from the exons ATGGGTGAAAACATATTGGTGGATTCTCATGTTTGGGTGGAGGACCCGGAGATTGCATGGACTCACGGGGTTGTGCTTAATATCAAGGGAGACGAAGCTGAGGTTAAAACCAATGATGGTAAAGAG CTTGTTGCTAAATTATCAAAACTATATCCAAAAGACGATGAAGCTCCTTCAGAGGGAGTAGAGGACATGACACGATTATCTTATCTCCATGAGCCTGCGGTTCTCGACAACTTGGCCACCAGATATGGGctgaatgaaatttat ACTTATACAGGAAACATTCTTATTGCTGTCAATCCCTTTCAAGGACTCCCTCATCTTTATGACGCTGAGGTTATGGAGAAGTACAAGGAAGCCTCCTTCAAAGAATTGGGCCCTCATGTTTTTGCAATTGGTGGCATTGCATACAG GGAAATGATCAATGAGGACAGGAATAAATGTATACTGGTCAGTGGTGAAAGTGGGTCTGGAAAGACAGAGACGACTAAGATGCTCATGCGTTACCTTGCATACTTTGGCGGGCATACTGCAGGTGAAGGACGGACGGTTGAGAACCAAGTCTTAGAA TCAAATCCAGTTCTCGAGGCATTTGGAAATGCGAAGACTGTTAAGAACAACAACTCCAG TCGTTTTGGGAAATTTGTGGAGATTCAGTTTGATGATGTGGGTCGAATATCTGGGGCAGCCATCAGAACCTACCTTTTGGAGAGGTCTCGTGTTTGCCAAGTTTCAGATCCTGAACGCAACTATCACTGCTTTTACCTCCTGTGTGCTGCTCCTCCAGAG GATGCTGAGAGATTTAAATTGGGGGACCCTAAGTCCTTTCGCTATCTTAACCAATCTAGCTGCTATGAACTTGATGGTGTAAATGATGCAGAGGAGTATCTTGCCACTAGAAGAGCTATGGATGTAGTTGGAATAAGTGAAACAGAACAG GATGCAATTTTCAGAATTGTGGCTGCCATTCTCCATCTtggaaatattgaattttgcaAGGGAGAAGATGCTGATTCATCATCTCTAAAAGATGAACAGTCAATGTTTCATCTCCAAATGACGTCAGAATTGCTCAT GTGTGATCCCAATTCCTTAGAAGATGCTTTGTGTAAGCGTATGATGGTCACCCCAGAAGAAGTTATCAAAAGAAGTCTTGATCCTCTTGGTGCTGCCGTCAGTAGGGATGGTTTAGCAAAGACAATATACTCTAGACTCTTTGATTG GTtggtaaacaaaataaatatctctatCGGACAAGATTCTCACTCTAGGCGTTTGATCGGAGTCCTTGACATTTATGGTTTTGAGAGCTTCAAAACCAACAG CTTTGAACAATTCTGTATAAATTACACGAATGAAAAGCTGCAACAGCATTTCAACCAG CATGTATTCAAAATGGAACAAGGTGaatatgagaaagaagaaataGATTGGAGCTATGTGGAGTTCGTTGATAACAAAGATGTCGTGGATCTGATTGAAAAG AAGCCCGGTGGTATCATTGCTCTTCTAGATGAAGCATG CATGCTACCCAAATCAACTCCTGAAACATTTTCTGAGAAGCTGTATCAAACATTCAAGAATCATAAGCgcttcataaaaccaaaattGACTCGGTCAGATTTTACGTTAGTTCATTATGCAGGGGAG GTTCAGTACCAGTCCGATCAATTTTTAGACAAAAACAAAGACTATGTTGTTGCCGAGCATCAGGATTTGTTAAATGCTTCCAAATGTTCTTTTGTGTCGGGCCTTTTTCCTCCTCTTCCTAAAGCGAGTAGCAAATCTAAGTTTTCCTCCATTGGCGCTCGTTTCAAG CTACAATTGCAACAGCTGATGGAGACACTGAATCTTACGGAACCGCACTACATCAGATGTGTTAAGCCAAACAATTTGTTGCAGCCAACAGTGTTTGACAATGCCAATGTCTTGCACCAATTACGCTCTGGG GGTGTTCTTGAGGCCATCAGAGTGAAATGCGCTGGATATCCAACAAATAGAACTTTCATTGAATTCTTGAAACGATTTATCATTCTTGCACCGGAGATTCTGAAAGGAGA GTATGAAGCAGATGATGCATGCAAGTGGATTTTGGACAAAAAAGGGCTTACAGGTTTCCAA ATTGGGAAAAGTAAAGTTTTCCTTAGAGCTGGTCAGATGGCTGAGCTAGATGCACACAGAACAAAAGTGCTTGGCGAAGCAGCGAAGATGATTCAAGGACAAGTTAGAACCCGTCTCACAAGAGAACGATATGTACTCTTGCGGAGGGCTTCAGTTAATATACAAGCTAATTGGAGAG CAAACCTTGCACGAAAGATATCAAGGTACATGAAAAGGGAGGAAGCCGCcatcaaaattcagaaaaactTACGTAGACAGATTGCGATTAAAGATTATGGGAATACCAAATCTTCGGCAGTCACATTGCAAAGTGGACTCCGGACAATGGTTGCACGCCATGAGTTCCATTATAAACTGAAGTCTAAGGCAGCGACTGTGATCCAG TCTTACTGGCGTGGTTACAGTGCTATAACTGACTACAAGAAACTGAAAAGAGCTTCTCTTGTTTATCAAAGCAAACTCAGAGGAAGGATTGCTAGAAAACAGTTGGGACAGTCAAATCAG GCTGACAAAAAGAAAGAGACAGAACATGAAAGAGAGGTGGAACTTTCCAATCGAGCCGAAGAGGCAGTTGATAAGTCGTTTGTAAAGCATTCAGATGAAAGTGGTGATGAAGATATGGGACATGACAGAGAGACAACACATTCCATCCAAGAAGATGATGGAACTGAAAAGTCCTTTGTAATGCATTCAGAGCATAGCGATGATGGAGAGATAAGACATGAAAGAGAGACAAAGCATACCACTATCCAAGCAGATGATGGAATTGAAAAGTCCTTTGTAATGCATTCAGAGCATAGTAGTGATGAAGAGAAAGGACATGAACGACATACAGAACATACCATCCAAGCAGATGATGGAATTGAAAACCCCTTTGTTCTCGATTCAGAGAACCTTTACAACAACTTCTCTGATGTAAGCCATATAACGAACCCTTTTCGTGATACAGAAATTGAGTCCCTCACTGCCGAAGTTGAGATGTTGAAG GCCTTGTTGCAAGTTGAGAAACAAAGGGCTGACATCTCCGAAAGAAAATGTGATGAAGCTCGAGAACTTGGTGAGAGAAGACGCAAACGATTAGAAGAAACAGAAAAAAGAGTTTACCAACTACAAGACTCTTTGAACAG GTTGTTATATTCTATGTCGGACCAATTCTCGCAACTGAAGTCCATCCTGAGATCTACTTCCATGTCTTCAACGATGGCTGCTTCAGCGCCAGTTGTACGTGATGATCTTGCTGACAGCTCTGAGAACTCTGAAGCTTCATCAACTGATTCTGATTTCACTTTTCcagctccatcttcttcttctccagatAATCCAAATCAGCTGCAGGTTATTGTTCAAGATCTATCAACCACAGAGGCCAAAG GAACAGAGATTAAGAAGGAAGGGGGCTTTGAAGATTACTTTTGA
- the LOC106390986 gene encoding myosin-16-like isoform X1, with protein MGENILVDSHVWVEDPEIAWTHGVVLNIKGDEAEVKTNDGKELVAKLSKLYPKDDEAPSEGVEDMTRLSYLHEPAVLDNLATRYGLNEIYTYTGNILIAVNPFQGLPHLYDAEVMEKYKEASFKELGPHVFAIGGIAYREMINEDRNKCILVSGESGSGKTETTKMLMRYLAYFGGHTAGEGRTVENQVLESNPVLEAFGNAKTVKNNNSSRFGKFVEIQFDDVGRISGAAIRTYLLERSRVCQVSDPERNYHCFYLLCAAPPEDAERFKLGDPKSFRYLNQSSCYELDGVNDAEEYLATRRAMDVVGISETEQDAIFRIVAAILHLGNIEFCKGEDADSSSLKDEQSMFHLQMTSELLMCDPNSLEDALCKRMMVTPEEVIKRSLDPLGAAVSRDGLAKTIYSRLFDWLVNKINISIGQDSHSRRLIGVLDIYGFESFKTNSFEQFCINYTNEKLQQHFNQHVFKMEQGEYEKEEIDWSYVEFVDNKDVVDLIEKKPGGIIALLDEACMLPKSTPETFSEKLYQTFKNHKRFIKPKLTRSDFTLVHYAGEVQYQSDQFLDKNKDYVVAEHQDLLNASKCSFVSGLFPPLPKASSKSKFSSIGARFKLQLQQLMETLNLTEPHYIRCVKPNNLLQPTVFDNANVLHQLRSGGVLEAIRVKCAGYPTNRTFIEFLKRFIILAPEILKGEYEADDACKWILDKKGLTGFQVRFLIGKSKVFLRAGQMAELDAHRTKVLGEAAKMIQGQVRTRLTRERYVLLRRASVNIQANWRANLARKISRYMKREEAAIKIQKNLRRQIAIKDYGNTKSSAVTLQSGLRTMVARHEFHYKLKSKAATVIQSYWRGYSAITDYKKLKRASLVYQSKLRGRIARKQLGQSNQADKKKETEHEREVELSNRAEEAVDKSFVKHSDESGDEDMGHDRETTHSIQEDDGTEKSFVMHSEHSDDGEIRHERETKHTTIQADDGIEKSFVMHSEHSSDEEKGHERHTEHTIQADDGIENPFVLDSENLYNNFSDVSHITNPFRDTEIESLTAEVEMLKALLQVEKQRADISERKCDEARELGERRRKRLEETEKRVYQLQDSLNRLLYSMSDQFSQLKSILRSTSMSSTMAASAPVVRDDLADSSENSEASSTDSDFTFPAPSSSSPDNPNQLQVIVQDLSTTEAKGTEIKKEGGFEDYF; from the exons ATGGGTGAAAACATATTGGTGGATTCTCATGTTTGGGTGGAGGACCCGGAGATTGCATGGACTCACGGGGTTGTGCTTAATATCAAGGGAGACGAAGCTGAGGTTAAAACCAATGATGGTAAAGAG CTTGTTGCTAAATTATCAAAACTATATCCAAAAGACGATGAAGCTCCTTCAGAGGGAGTAGAGGACATGACACGATTATCTTATCTCCATGAGCCTGCGGTTCTCGACAACTTGGCCACCAGATATGGGctgaatgaaatttat ACTTATACAGGAAACATTCTTATTGCTGTCAATCCCTTTCAAGGACTCCCTCATCTTTATGACGCTGAGGTTATGGAGAAGTACAAGGAAGCCTCCTTCAAAGAATTGGGCCCTCATGTTTTTGCAATTGGTGGCATTGCATACAG GGAAATGATCAATGAGGACAGGAATAAATGTATACTGGTCAGTGGTGAAAGTGGGTCTGGAAAGACAGAGACGACTAAGATGCTCATGCGTTACCTTGCATACTTTGGCGGGCATACTGCAGGTGAAGGACGGACGGTTGAGAACCAAGTCTTAGAA TCAAATCCAGTTCTCGAGGCATTTGGAAATGCGAAGACTGTTAAGAACAACAACTCCAG TCGTTTTGGGAAATTTGTGGAGATTCAGTTTGATGATGTGGGTCGAATATCTGGGGCAGCCATCAGAACCTACCTTTTGGAGAGGTCTCGTGTTTGCCAAGTTTCAGATCCTGAACGCAACTATCACTGCTTTTACCTCCTGTGTGCTGCTCCTCCAGAG GATGCTGAGAGATTTAAATTGGGGGACCCTAAGTCCTTTCGCTATCTTAACCAATCTAGCTGCTATGAACTTGATGGTGTAAATGATGCAGAGGAGTATCTTGCCACTAGAAGAGCTATGGATGTAGTTGGAATAAGTGAAACAGAACAG GATGCAATTTTCAGAATTGTGGCTGCCATTCTCCATCTtggaaatattgaattttgcaAGGGAGAAGATGCTGATTCATCATCTCTAAAAGATGAACAGTCAATGTTTCATCTCCAAATGACGTCAGAATTGCTCAT GTGTGATCCCAATTCCTTAGAAGATGCTTTGTGTAAGCGTATGATGGTCACCCCAGAAGAAGTTATCAAAAGAAGTCTTGATCCTCTTGGTGCTGCCGTCAGTAGGGATGGTTTAGCAAAGACAATATACTCTAGACTCTTTGATTG GTtggtaaacaaaataaatatctctatCGGACAAGATTCTCACTCTAGGCGTTTGATCGGAGTCCTTGACATTTATGGTTTTGAGAGCTTCAAAACCAACAG CTTTGAACAATTCTGTATAAATTACACGAATGAAAAGCTGCAACAGCATTTCAACCAG CATGTATTCAAAATGGAACAAGGTGaatatgagaaagaagaaataGATTGGAGCTATGTGGAGTTCGTTGATAACAAAGATGTCGTGGATCTGATTGAAAAG AAGCCCGGTGGTATCATTGCTCTTCTAGATGAAGCATG CATGCTACCCAAATCAACTCCTGAAACATTTTCTGAGAAGCTGTATCAAACATTCAAGAATCATAAGCgcttcataaaaccaaaattGACTCGGTCAGATTTTACGTTAGTTCATTATGCAGGGGAG GTTCAGTACCAGTCCGATCAATTTTTAGACAAAAACAAAGACTATGTTGTTGCCGAGCATCAGGATTTGTTAAATGCTTCCAAATGTTCTTTTGTGTCGGGCCTTTTTCCTCCTCTTCCTAAAGCGAGTAGCAAATCTAAGTTTTCCTCCATTGGCGCTCGTTTCAAG CTACAATTGCAACAGCTGATGGAGACACTGAATCTTACGGAACCGCACTACATCAGATGTGTTAAGCCAAACAATTTGTTGCAGCCAACAGTGTTTGACAATGCCAATGTCTTGCACCAATTACGCTCTGGG GGTGTTCTTGAGGCCATCAGAGTGAAATGCGCTGGATATCCAACAAATAGAACTTTCATTGAATTCTTGAAACGATTTATCATTCTTGCACCGGAGATTCTGAAAGGAGA GTATGAAGCAGATGATGCATGCAAGTGGATTTTGGACAAAAAAGGGCTTACAGGTTTCCAAGTAAGGTTCCTA ATTGGGAAAAGTAAAGTTTTCCTTAGAGCTGGTCAGATGGCTGAGCTAGATGCACACAGAACAAAAGTGCTTGGCGAAGCAGCGAAGATGATTCAAGGACAAGTTAGAACCCGTCTCACAAGAGAACGATATGTACTCTTGCGGAGGGCTTCAGTTAATATACAAGCTAATTGGAGAG CAAACCTTGCACGAAAGATATCAAGGTACATGAAAAGGGAGGAAGCCGCcatcaaaattcagaaaaactTACGTAGACAGATTGCGATTAAAGATTATGGGAATACCAAATCTTCGGCAGTCACATTGCAAAGTGGACTCCGGACAATGGTTGCACGCCATGAGTTCCATTATAAACTGAAGTCTAAGGCAGCGACTGTGATCCAG TCTTACTGGCGTGGTTACAGTGCTATAACTGACTACAAGAAACTGAAAAGAGCTTCTCTTGTTTATCAAAGCAAACTCAGAGGAAGGATTGCTAGAAAACAGTTGGGACAGTCAAATCAG GCTGACAAAAAGAAAGAGACAGAACATGAAAGAGAGGTGGAACTTTCCAATCGAGCCGAAGAGGCAGTTGATAAGTCGTTTGTAAAGCATTCAGATGAAAGTGGTGATGAAGATATGGGACATGACAGAGAGACAACACATTCCATCCAAGAAGATGATGGAACTGAAAAGTCCTTTGTAATGCATTCAGAGCATAGCGATGATGGAGAGATAAGACATGAAAGAGAGACAAAGCATACCACTATCCAAGCAGATGATGGAATTGAAAAGTCCTTTGTAATGCATTCAGAGCATAGTAGTGATGAAGAGAAAGGACATGAACGACATACAGAACATACCATCCAAGCAGATGATGGAATTGAAAACCCCTTTGTTCTCGATTCAGAGAACCTTTACAACAACTTCTCTGATGTAAGCCATATAACGAACCCTTTTCGTGATACAGAAATTGAGTCCCTCACTGCCGAAGTTGAGATGTTGAAG GCCTTGTTGCAAGTTGAGAAACAAAGGGCTGACATCTCCGAAAGAAAATGTGATGAAGCTCGAGAACTTGGTGAGAGAAGACGCAAACGATTAGAAGAAACAGAAAAAAGAGTTTACCAACTACAAGACTCTTTGAACAG GTTGTTATATTCTATGTCGGACCAATTCTCGCAACTGAAGTCCATCCTGAGATCTACTTCCATGTCTTCAACGATGGCTGCTTCAGCGCCAGTTGTACGTGATGATCTTGCTGACAGCTCTGAGAACTCTGAAGCTTCATCAACTGATTCTGATTTCACTTTTCcagctccatcttcttcttctccagatAATCCAAATCAGCTGCAGGTTATTGTTCAAGATCTATCAACCACAGAGGCCAAAG GAACAGAGATTAAGAAGGAAGGGGGCTTTGAAGATTACTTTTGA
- the LOC106395006 gene encoding optic atrophy 3 protein homolog codes for MSSKSSNSRTLLQQGMVFPLVKLGSLALRTICKPIANRLKKQAGINPGFRQFIVNIAQANHRFTTKLQRQASGRVTDAIIRPLNEERAVQAAADLLGEIFAFTVAGAALVYEVQRNARGEARKEEKRQEELQEFRLRHKKMESEVEAMNQRISMISEALSKQRALAAQELSKQRKPAEDVSKPRGLAWLYSFVYCGSAPEKES; via the exons ATGAGCAGCAAAAGCAGCAATTCGAGGACTCTGTTGCAGCAGGGCATGGTGTTTCCGCTAGTGAAGCTAGGATCCCTAGCGCTACGAACCATCTGCAAACCCATCGCTAACCGCCTCAAGAAACAAGCCGGAATCAACCCTGGGTTCCGTCAATTCATCGTCAACATTGCCCAG GCGAATCATAGGTTTACGACAAAGTTGCAAAGACAGGCTTCTGGTCGTGTAACTGATGCGATTATTAGGCCTTTGAACGAAGAGAGAGCTGTTCAGGCCGCTGCTGATCTTCTCGGGGAAATCTTTGCCTTCACG GTTGCAGGGGCTGCTCTTGTCTATGAGGTGCAGAGAAACGCCAGAGGCGAagctagaaaagaagagaagcGACAAGAAGAACTACAG GAATTCAGGCTCAGACATAAGAAGATGGAGAGCGAAGTGGAAGCGATGAATCAAAGGATCTCCATGATCTCTGAAGCTCTTTCTAAACAAAGAGCTCTCGCTGCGCAAGAGCTTTCTAAACAAAGAAAGCCTGCAGAAGATGTTTCTAAACCAAGAGGACTCGCTTGGCTCTACAGCTTTGTTTATTGTGGGAGTGCTCCTGAGAAGGAGAGCTAA
- the LOC125586014 gene encoding U3 small nucleolar RNA-associated protein 25-like, with product MKNSEARPAGSAALPEANEVEKKNPNECNYILNDKISHGKDRGGYRNRDNYSNGRDKYLGGRKGNHNNRGRGSNPGRGRGGYGRGRGESLKDKNPEAHMVHDSGYEADKESDVANDDLMDFETSDCLKD from the exons atgaagaacagtgaagcTAGACCTGCCGGATCTGCCGCATTACCAGAGGCAAATgaagttgaaaagaaaaatcccAACGAGTGCAATTACATCCTGAATGATAAGATATCACACGGCAAAGACCGTGGTGGATACAGGAACCGTGACAATTACTCGAACGGTCGAGATAAGTACTTAGGCGGCCgaaaaggaaaccacaataaccgtggtcgtggttccaatcccGGCCGTGGCCGAGGCGGATATGGACGAGGTCGAGGCG AGAGTCTTAAggacaagaacccggaggctcaTATGGTTCATGATTCCGGTTATGAGGCTGATAAAGAATCTGATGTTGCAAATGACGACCTTATGgattttgagacttctgattgtctcaaagaCTAA